The Mycolicibacterium flavescens genomic interval CGGAGGCTCTGCCCGGGAAGCCAGTCGGACGCCACGACACCGAAGGCTCCCGTATGCATCACCTCGAGCACCGGGGCGATACCCGCTGTGTCGAGGCCACGAAGCCGGATGGTGCGCGCGAGGATCTCGTGGACGAACTCGTCGGGCAATTCGTGCGCAACATCGACGACGGTCAGCGCGACATGCTGGCCCGAGGCGATGTCGAGCGCCTGCCAGAATTCCAGCAGCGGGCGGCTGCCGTGTGCGGCGAGCAGCCGGTAACGGCCCCCGATCGCCATGCCGGGGATCAGTCGTTGACTTGTCGCCATCGCTCCGAACTTGCTCAACGGTCGCGGTCCGCCCTTCCGCTGCGGTGCGGAGGAAACCCGAGCCGACCCGATTGTCGACGGTGGATAGCCGCGGGGTGCGATGCCTAAACGCGTCAGTCGCCCTTCTTGCCGTTCCCGTTGCCCCGTCCGTTGCTATTGCCCGGGCCGCCCTTCTTCGGCGGCTTGGGCGGTTCGGGCTGCTCGAAGACGGGCGCCGGTGGCGGCAGCGGCGCGGCGCTGGTGGTCGGCGGGGGCGGTGGCGGCTGCGCCGGGGTGCTGGTGCTGACCTGTTGCGGCGGCTGCGTGGTCGACGACGGGTCGAGCGCCAAGGCGAGGCCGGCGACGACCAACGCGACGAACCCCGCGGCCGCGATCAGAAGCTTGCGCTCACGGCTCATCGGCCGCCGCCGCGGTGCGGGAGCGACGAAGTAGTTGGCGGAGGGCGCTAGCGGTTCGGCGAGGATCTTCGTGGCGGGTCGTGGCGCCGCTGCGGGTGCCGGTCCCATCATCGAGGGCGCGCCCATCAGCGCGGCGCGCATGTGCTCGGCGCTGGTGAACCGCTGGCTCGCGTCTCGGGCCATCGCCCGGTCGATCGTCGCGGCCAGCGCCGGGTCGATGTCGGGACGCACCACGCTGATCGGAGGCGGCGGTGCATCGAGGATGGCGTGCAGCAGGGCAGCGGGATTCTCCTGCGGGAACGGCCGCCGCCCGGTCAACGCCTCATAACCCATCACGCCAACGGCGTAGAGGTCGTCGGCGACCGAGGCCGGTGCGCCGGCGACCCGCTCCGGGCTCATGTAGGCCATCGTGCCGACGATCTGGCCGGTCGCGGTGAGCGCGGAGCCCGCCGTCTTGGCGATGCCGAAGTCGGCGACCTTCATCGCACCGCTGTTCGGCGCGATCAGCACGTTGCCCGGCTTGATGTCACGGTGGACGATGCCCGCCGCATGCGCGCAGCCCAGCGCGCCGAGCACGTCGTGCAGCATCGAGCGGACACGCGGTGGCGGCATCGGCCCCGTCTCGATCTCGTCCTGCAGCGTCCGTCCCGGCAGGCGCTCCATGACGATGAATGGGCTGCCGTCATGCTCGCCGCTGTCGTGCACCGACACGATGTTGGGGTGGTTCAGCCCCGCGGCGGCGCGGGCCTCCTCCTCGAACCGTCGCCGCATATCGGTGTCGGCGGTGAACGCCGGATAGAGCAGCTTGATCGCCACCGGCCGGTGCAGCCGGGTGTCCCAGCCGTCGTGGACCTCGGCCATCCCGCCGCGACCGAGTACACCTCGTAGTTCGTAGCGGTCCGCAAGTAGGTCGCGGCCGTCCATGCGGATAAGGTAGCCGCACCCCCTTGAGCGCAAACGCTCGCCGTTTGTCCTGCACAGGGGCGCTCCGCTAAACTAGAACACGTTTCAGTTCCGATCAGAGGGGGTGCGGTGGCCACCGGAGACGCCGAGCCGTCGCAGCTCACAAAATGGGACCCGGGCCTGACCGAGCGCTTCTTCGCCGTCACCCGCCCGCTCCTCAAGCGCTACTTCCGCTCCGAGGTGCGCGGACTCGAGAACATCCCCGCGGGCGGTGCGCTGTTGGTGTCAAACCACTCCGGCGGCATGCTGCCGATGGACGTGCCGATCCTGGCGGCGGACTTCTACGAGCATCACGGCTACGACCGGCCGATCTACACGCTCAGCCACGACATGCTGATGGTCGGACCGACCGGTGAGTTCTTCCGCAAGATCGGCTACATCAGCGCCAACCACGAGAATGCCGACCGGGCACTGCGCTCCGGCGGTCTGGTCGTGGTGTTCCCCGGCGGTGACTACGACGTGTACCGGCCAACGTTTTCGGAGAACGTCATCGACTTCGGCGGGCGAACCGGCTACATCAAGGCCGCCCTCAACGCGGGTGTCCCGATCGTCCCGACCGTCGGCATCGGCGGCCAGGAGACCCAGATCTTCCTGTCGCGCGGCACCTGGTTGGCCGAGCGTCTCGGCCCGATCGCGCGCCTGGCGCGCACCAAGATCCTGCCGGTCTCATTCGGCTTCCCGTTCGGCCTGTCACTGGTGGTGCCGCCCAACATCCCGCTGCCGTCCAAGATCGTCATGCAGGTGTTGCCGCCGATCGACATCGTCGCCGAGTTCGGCGAAGACCCCGACATCGACGAGGTCGACGCCCACGTCCGCCGGGTGATGCAGCGGGCCCTCGACGAGTTGGCCACCGAGCGCCGCCTCCCGATCCTCGGCTGAGACTTGTTTTGGACAGCCGTCTGGGGGATATGACGGACCTCGATGACTAGACGCCGTTTTCCGCTGCTGCGCGCGGCCGCCGAACTCGCCAATGCCGCCAACGGTGTGCAGCCGCTCGGGCGCGAGGGCTACATCACGCTGCCGGTGTTCGCATTCGGCTGGCCGACGACCGAGGCCGCGCCGCTGTACCTGACCGGTTCGGTGCTGGACGCCATACGGCGCGGCCTGCGTGGTGACTTCCGCGGTGCGCCCGGCCGTATCGCGTTGGCGCTCACCGCGATCGCATGGGCGTTGCTCGGCCTGATCATGTACCGCAACGTGACGTCGAAGCGCTATTTCGAGGAACCGCTGCGTGAGGCACTCGGCGACGACTACAAGCAGGTGGCCTCGTCGTCGCAGCCCGGCAGGCGGCGTCGGCTCGCAAACGTCGGCGTTCCCCCGAACGAACTGCTGCGCCGCCGCTACGTCGAGCGGGCCAACACCGTTCAGTACGGCCCGCACGGCCGGGTCAACCGCGCCGACATCTGGCGGCGTGCCGACCTGCCGCGCGACGGCAAGGCGCCGGTGCTGCTGCAGGTGCCGGGGGGTGCGTGGGCGATCGGCATGCGCAGGCCGCAGGCCTATCCCCTGCTCAGCTACATGGCCGAGCGGGGCTGGGTGTGCGTCTCGATCGACTACCGCGTCAGTCCGCGGCACACCTGGCCCGCGCACATCATCGACGTCAAACGGGCCCTGGCCTGGATCAAGGAGAACATCGCCGACTACGGCGGGGATCCCGACTTCGTCGCGATCACCGGCGGCTCGGCGGGAGGGCACCTGTCCTCGCTGACCGCGCTGACGCCGGATGATCCGCAGTGGCAGCCGGGCTTCGAGGACGCCGACACGTCGGTGGCGGCCGCGGTCCCGATCTACGGACGCTACGACTGGGTGTCGGCACGAGGCTCCGGCCGTAAGGAGTTCATCGGTTTCCTGCAGAAGTTCGTCGTGAAAAAGCCCATCAGCGAGAACAAGCAGACCTATGTCGACGCCTCCCCGATCATGCGGGTGCGTCGCGACGCCCCACCGTTTTTCGTGCTTCACGGTCAGGACGACTCGATCATTCCGGTGCAGGAGGGACGCGATTTCGTCGAGGCGCTTCGCAAGGTGTCGACGTCCACCGTGGCCTACGCCGAAATCCCGCACGCCCAGCATGCATTCGACTTCTACGGGTCACCACGGGCGCACTACACGGCGCAGGCCGTCGAACGTTTCCTGTCCTGGGTGCACGCGCAGCGCCACGCGCCGAGCGGTCAACTGCCGCAGGCTGAATCCGCGGGTGCGTAGAAGTCTGAGCGGAAGCCGTCCTACTGCGCCATGGCGGACTCGACCACCGTCAGTTCACTCGAAAGCCCTGCGGCCCCGCGGATCTCGATGAATGCGGCGATCATCGCGTCGGTCAACTCGTGCGGGTCCTCGAGCGTCGCGCCGTCGGACAGCACCGAGATGTTGAGTTGGTCGACGTAGCTCCACACCGTGATGTTCAACCCGCTGCCGGTGGTCAGCGGTCCGACGGAGTAGATCTCGGTGACCAGCGCGCCGCCCACGCGACCGGGTTGCCGCGGACCGGGCACGTTGGAGATCGGCAGGTTCAACACTTTGTTCTGGCCGTCTTTTTCGGCCAGCCAGGAAAACAGCCGCTCGGCAGGGCGCGGCGGGAAGTACGCCGACCACCGGCTCACCAGCTCCGGGCCCATCAGGTGATGCGTTTCCTTGGCCTCCACCGCGGCGTCGTGCACCGCTTGGACCCGCTGCAGCGGATCCTCGAGCTGGATGGGGACCGTCATCATCACACCGGTGAAGTAGTTGCCAGAGATCCGATCCGGTGAGAAGTCGAAACTGACTGGGACGGAAGCCAACAGCGGATGGTCGGCCTGACCGTCGTACTTCAGGGAGAGTTCCCGCAACGCGCCCGCCGAGATCGCGAGCACCATGTCGTTGATGGTGACGCCCAGATGCTTGGCCGTCTCCTTGACGTCGGCGAGCGCCAGGGTGGCGGTGGCGAACTTGCGTTGCGCGTCGACGCGGTGATTCATGAACGACGGCGGCGGCGTGAACGGCCGGGTGAGTTCGGGTGAGAGTTTCTTCGCGCTCTTGCGCACGCGTTGCAGACCCTGCGCCGTATAGCGCATGACGCTCGGTAGCCGGCCGATTTGGCGCATGTGGTCGGCGAACGCGGTCCGCACCAACTCCGCCTTGCCCGGCGGCGGATCCGTTGCGTACGAGTCACGCTCGGCTTGCGGGCCTAGCTGCAGATCCATCCCGCGGGCCAAAAGATTCGCCGACGCGACCCCGTCGGCGAGGGCGTGGTGGATCTTGCCGAGCACCGCGATTCGTCCGTTGGCCAGACCCTCGATGAAATACATCTCCCACAGCGGCCTGCTGCGGTCCAGCGGCGTGCTGGCGATCTGGCCGATTGCTTCGTCGAGTTGCCTGCGACCGCCTGGGCTGTCCACCCGCCAGTGCCGCACGTGGTACTCGAGGTCGACTTCGCAGTTCTCCCGCCACATCGGGTGGTGGAACTTGAATGGGATGTCGACGAGCTCGTATCGGAACGGGTCGAGTTTGTAGAGCCGCCCGTGGATGACGCGGCGGAACTCCTCGATGCCGAAGGGACGGTCACCCAACTCGGAGAGGTCGATCACCGCCAGCTTGAGCGTGTGCATGTGCACCGTCGGAGTTTCGCTGTACAGCAGGATCGCGTCCCAGCCGCTGAGCCTTCTCACGTCGCGGACCCCTCCCTCCGGAGGAGCCTATATAACCTCTTTAGCCCCCACCAGCGTCCGGTTTCGGTGAATCTGGTTCAGGAACAATCCTATTGCCATCGCGGCCGAGCCGGTCCTGGCCCCGTCGGTCATGTCGAACGCGTGCCCGGCGCCGGGCAGTTCGACGTAACTGACCACCGACCGGGACACCGCGCGCAGCCGTTCGACGAACGAACGGGCCTGCGCCACCGGGATGACACTGTCGCCGGTGCCGTGGACGATCAGGAACGGCGGCGCCTCGGGATGCACCTGGGCGATCGGGGACGCCTTGCGGTAGACGTCCGGACGCTTGGTGAGTTTGTGTCCCACGACGACGCGCTCGAGGAAGTCCACGAAGCGCACCCGCTCGACGGTGGACTTGTCCTCCCAGTCGTAGCGACCGTAGATGCCCACCACCGCGTCCACCGACGTGTCGGAGCCTTCCGGCAGCTCGGCCTGCAGCTCAGGATCGTTGGCGGTGAGTCCTGCCAGCGCTGAGAGGTGACCGCCCGCCGACGTGCCCGCGACCGCCACGAAGTCACGGTCGCCGCCGAACTTGTCGACGTTGGCGCGGGCCCACGCGATGGCGGTCTTCACGTCGTGGATATGGGCCGGCCACCGGTGGTGCGGCGCCACCCGGTAGTCGATCGACAGGCACACCCAGCCCTTCTCGGCGAGGTGGGACATCAACGCGTACCCCTGCAGGATCCGGTTGCCGTGCACCCACGCCCCGCCCGGCACGAAGATCAGCACCGGCGCCGGCTCGGCGGGCAACTCCTTGGGCCGCCACACGTCGAGCAGTTGTGAAGACCGGGGCCCGTACTGCACCGAGGTGCGGTACACGCTGCGCCGATGCTCCCGCAGCTTCCACAACGGCGGCGCCGACTCCGGCGCAGGCCAGTCGACGGCGAGGTCCTTGGCGTTGACCACACCGCGCAGCGCGGCCTCGGTGACAGCGTTGGTGCTGTCGCGCTCGGACTGCCTTAGCTCGGCATCGCCCGGGCTAAGCCACGATTTGACCGTCGAACCCAGGAAATCGGGCAGGTGACGGAAACCCCATACGCCGACCGCGGTCACAGTGCCCAACGGTTCCAGGTGCTTTCCGATGACGGGCAGCGAAGCCGCGGCCACGCTCGTCGCCAGCATGTAATCCGACGGGCCGGCGTTCAGCAACCATCGCGCACGTGTCCAGAACGTCGGACCTGGGTACCGGGCATCCGGTCGCACCGCCATTGCGCGACTGTACCGCGGGGCATGTTCGGCACATGTCATCTTTTCGAAGTGTCTACCGGAGACATTTCGGGATCTCGGTCGCCTATACCGTGACCTGCGCAGATGGTCTAGCGTGACTTGCCGACCGTCAACTTCGCAGAGGACTTTCACGTGAGTAAGTCAGCGCTCGCCATCACAGAAGAGCACGTCGACCTGGCCGATGCGGCAATCGGCCAGCTCAACCGTGTCAACAGCCGGGCGGCCGCCCGATCGACGCTTCAGGGCGGTTCGTCGCATCCCGCCGAGATCTGGTCGGCCTCGGCGGGCCTGGGATGGACCGGGCTGGCCATTGCCGAGGAACACGGCGGGTCCGGCTTCGGGCTCGCGGAGTTGGCGGTGGTGCTCGAAGCCCAGGGACGCGAACTGTGCCCTGGCCCGTTCCTGCCCACCGTGGCCGCGGCTGTGGTGATCGACCGGTGTGCCTCCGAAGCGGCTCGCGCACAACTGCTTCCGGGTCTCGCCGACGGCAGCACAGTCGGTGCGCTCGCGGTCTCGGGCAATGTGACGGTCGGATCCGACCTGGTCGTGACCGGTGAGAGTCCCGCGGTGCTGGGTGCGCCGGACGCGAACCTGCTGGTCGTCGTCGCCGGTGAGGACGTCGTCGTCATCGATTCTGTCGCCGAGGGCGTCACGATCAGCCCGCTCGAATCGATGGATACCTCGCGCAGCCTCGGCTCGGTCGCGCTGAGCGGTGTGACGGTCACCGAGGAACGACTGCTTCGCGGTGCGGCACGCAAGGCGCACACGGTCTTTCGCATCCTCGCGTCGGCCGAGGCGGTCGGTGTCAGCTGGGCCAGCATGGAGATGGCCGTCGAATACGCCAAGGTCCGTGAGCAGTTCGGCCGAACGATCGGGACATTCCAGGCCGTCAAGCACCACGCGGCCAATATGCTCGTCGACGCTGAGGTGACGACCGCCGCGACGTGGGATGCCGCCCGCGCCGACGACCTGGACAGCGCGTCGTTCGCCGCCGCAGTCGCCGCATCGCACGCCATCCGAACACAGGTCTTCAACGCAGAGACCAACATTCAGCTACACGGCGGGATCGGCTTCACCTGGGAGCACGATGCCCACCTGTATCTGCGGCGCGCAAGGACGCTCGCGGCGTTGATGGCCGAGGCCGGCGATCCGCTGCTCGACGTCGTCGAAGCTCAGCGCAGTGGCCAGGCGCGCGGTGCGACGTTCACGCTGCCGCCGGAAGCCGAGCAGTTCCGCGAGCAGGCGCGAGAGGCCGTCGCCACG includes:
- the lip2_9 gene encoding esterase/lipase — encoded protein: MAVRPDARYPGPTFWTRARWLLNAGPSDYMLATSVAAASLPVIGKHLEPLGTVTAVGVWGFRHLPDFLGSTVKSWLSPGDAELRQSERDSTNAVTEAALRGVVNAKDLAVDWPAPESAPPLWKLREHRRSVYRTSVQYGPRSSQLLDVWRPKELPAEPAPVLIFVPGGAWVHGNRILQGYALMSHLAEKGWVCLSIDYRVAPHHRWPAHIHDVKTAIAWARANVDKFGGDRDFVAVAGTSAGGHLSALAGLTANDPELQAELPEGSDTSVDAVVGIYGRYDWEDKSTVERVRFVDFLERVVVGHKLTKRPDVYRKASPIAQVHPEAPPFLIVHGTGDSVIPVAQARSFVERLRAVSRSVVSYVELPGAGHAFDMTDGARTGSAAMAIGLFLNQIHRNRTLVGAKEVI
- the pknB_3 gene encoding serine/threonine protein kinase; the encoded protein is MAEVHDGWDTRLHRPVAIKLLYPAFTADTDMRRRFEEEARAAAGLNHPNIVSVHDSGEHDGSPFIVMERLPGRTLQDEIETGPMPPPRVRSMLHDVLGALGCAHAAGIVHRDIKPGNVLIAPNSGAMKVADFGIAKTAGSALTATGQIVGTMAYMSPERVAGAPASVADDLYAVGVMGYEALTGRRPFPQENPAALLHAILDAPPPPISVVRPDIDPALAATIDRAMARDASQRFTSAEHMRAALMGAPSMMGPAPAAAPRPATKILAEPLAPSANYFVAPAPRRRPMSRERKLLIAAAGFVALVVAGLALALDPSSTTQPPQQVSTSTPAQPPPPPPTTSAAPLPPPAPVFEQPEPPKPPKKGGPGNSNGRGNGNGKKGD
- a CDS encoding 1-acyl-sn-glycerol-3-phosphate acyltransferase, which encodes MATGDAEPSQLTKWDPGLTERFFAVTRPLLKRYFRSEVRGLENIPAGGALLVSNHSGGMLPMDVPILAADFYEHHGYDRPIYTLSHDMLMVGPTGEFFRKIGYISANHENADRALRSGGLVVVFPGGDYDVYRPTFSENVIDFGGRTGYIKAALNAGVPIVPTVGIGGQETQIFLSRGTWLAERLGPIARLARTKILPVSFGFPFGLSLVVPPNIPLPSKIVMQVLPPIDIVAEFGEDPDIDEVDAHVRRVMQRALDELATERRLPILG
- the wax-dgaT_5 gene encoding diacylglycerol O-acyltransferase, producing the protein MRRLSGWDAILLYSETPTVHMHTLKLAVIDLSELGDRPFGIEEFRRVIHGRLYKLDPFRYELVDIPFKFHHPMWRENCEVDLEYHVRHWRVDSPGGRRQLDEAIGQIASTPLDRSRPLWEMYFIEGLANGRIAVLGKIHHALADGVASANLLARGMDLQLGPQAERDSYATDPPPGKAELVRTAFADHMRQIGRLPSVMRYTAQGLQRVRKSAKKLSPELTRPFTPPPSFMNHRVDAQRKFATATLALADVKETAKHLGVTINDMVLAISAGALRELSLKYDGQADHPLLASVPVSFDFSPDRISGNYFTGVMMTVPIQLEDPLQRVQAVHDAAVEAKETHHLMGPELVSRWSAYFPPRPAERLFSWLAEKDGQNKVLNLPISNVPGPRQPGRVGGALVTEIYSVGPLTTGSGLNITVWSYVDQLNISVLSDGATLEDPHELTDAMIAAFIEIRGAAGLSSELTVVESAMAQ
- a CDS encoding acyl-CoA dehydrogenase, whose amino-acid sequence is MSKSALAITEEHVDLADAAIGQLNRVNSRAAARSTLQGGSSHPAEIWSASAGLGWTGLAIAEEHGGSGFGLAELAVVLEAQGRELCPGPFLPTVAAAVVIDRCASEAARAQLLPGLADGSTVGALAVSGNVTVGSDLVVTGESPAVLGAPDANLLVVVAGEDVVVIDSVAEGVTISPLESMDTSRSLGSVALSGVTVTEERLLRGAARKAHTVFRILASAEAVGVSWASMEMAVEYAKVREQFGRTIGTFQAVKHHAANMLVDAEVTTAATWDAARADDLDSASFAAAVAASHAIRTQVFNAETNIQLHGGIGFTWEHDAHLYLRRARTLAALMAEAGDPLLDVVEAQRSGQARGATFTLPPEAEQFREQAREAVATLHSLPADQQRDFLVDSGYLVPHWPKPWGRAADVLEQLVIEEEFADVERPDLGITGWVTLTIAQAGTDDQRERWVEPVLRGEVMWCQLFSEPGAGSDAAAVRTSAKKVDGGWRVTGQKVWTSLAHQCQWGLATVRTDPDAPKHAGVTMMAIDMKAPGVTVNPLRGLTGHAHFNEVFFDDVFVPDADVVGDVNKGWLVARATLGNERISIGGGSGGTTGFTATDLVKLLDNASPEKRTTYLRRAGEVIAETHTLRLLNLRRVTRAIAGSDPGPEGNVTKLLVAESGQRMTELAMELAGSAAVVGQTPTLTLAYLGNRAMTIAGGTSEITRNTIAERILGLPRDPLLK
- the lip2_8 gene encoding esterase/lipase is translated as MTRRRFPLLRAAAELANAANGVQPLGREGYITLPVFAFGWPTTEAAPLYLTGSVLDAIRRGLRGDFRGAPGRIALALTAIAWALLGLIMYRNVTSKRYFEEPLREALGDDYKQVASSSQPGRRRRLANVGVPPNELLRRRYVERANTVQYGPHGRVNRADIWRRADLPRDGKAPVLLQVPGGAWAIGMRRPQAYPLLSYMAERGWVCVSIDYRVSPRHTWPAHIIDVKRALAWIKENIADYGGDPDFVAITGGSAGGHLSSLTALTPDDPQWQPGFEDADTSVAAAVPIYGRYDWVSARGSGRKEFIGFLQKFVVKKPISENKQTYVDASPIMRVRRDAPPFFVLHGQDDSIIPVQEGRDFVEALRKVSTSTVAYAEIPHAQHAFDFYGSPRAHYTAQAVERFLSWVHAQRHAPSGQLPQAESAGA